The DNA segment ACCGCGCTGCCCATGCTGCAAAAGGGCGACTTTGATTTTGTCGTCACAGATTGGAACATGCCTGGTATGCAAGGGATTGACTTGCTGAAGGCCATCCGTGCTGATGATTCTCTAAAGCATTTACCCGTATTAATGGTTACCGCAGAAGCAAAACGTGAACAAATCATCGCTGCCGCACAAGCTGGCGTGAATGGTTATGTGGTTAAACCTTTTACCGCAGCAACACTTAAAGAGAAGTTAGATAAAATATTCGAACGACTCGCTTAAGCAAGGATGAGCTATGAAGTCACAAACATCAGGGCTCATTACGCTTGAGAAGGCTCAGCGTTTAGTTGAACTATTAAGCGCGAATGATCAAACTCAAGCAGATGATTTATTTAGGGAACTCGCGGCTCCACTCCAAAGGGAGCTCTTTGATGAAGTTGGTAAACTAACCAGACAGCTTCACAGCGCATTGATGGATTTCCAAGTCGATAATCGTCTGGTTGAACTAGCTAATACAGAAATCCCCGACGCTAAGGAAAGGTTAAGTTATGTCATTGACATGACTGAGCAGGCAGCGAATAAAACCATGGATGCGGTGGAGGAGTGCTTGCCATTAGCCAATGCATTAACTGCGAATATCCAGCAGGTGATGCCATCTTGGGACAAATTAATGCGTCGTGAAATCGCCTTGAGCGATTTTAAAGCGCTTTGCCACAATGTGCAGCATTTGATGTCACGTAGCGAATTGGATTCCAATCGCTTACGCGAATTGCTCAACCAGATTTTGATGGCGCAGGATTTTCAGGACCTGACTGGACAAATGATCCGTCGGGTGATCGATCTAGTGATGGAAGTTGAAAGTAATCTGGTGTCTATGCTGACAGTATTTGGTGAGCAACCCGTGATTGAGAGTCAGATTACTCAGAAAAATAATATTGAAGCTGAAGGACCGATAATGAATGCCGAGCTTCGTCAAGACGTCGTTACTGGTCAAGATGAAGTCGATGATCTGCTATCGAGTCTGGGTTTCTAACTGGGAGTCAATTTGATGGCCTTTGATGTAGATGAAGAGATACTCCAGGACTTTTTGATTGAAGCGGGCGAAATCCTTGAGTTGCTGCAAGAGCAGCTGGTCGCGCTTGAAAACAATCCTGATGATACTAACTTGCTAAATGCCATTTTCAGGGGGTTTCATACTGTAAAGGGCGGTGCGGGTTTCCTTAGTCTCACTCCCATGGTGGATGTTTGTCACGAAGCAGAAAACACCTTCGATTTATTACGCACAGGCAAGCGTAGTGTATCCGCCGAGTTAATGGACATCATTCTTCAGGCTGTCGATGCGATTAACACTATGTTTGCTCAAACCCAACAAGGCGAGCAACAAGACCCAGCAGATCCTGCATTATTGGCTAAATTGAAAATGCTCAGCTCCGGTGAACCGCTTCCTTCCGAATCCGGTCAAAGTAGTGCCGAAGTCGAACCATTGCCAGAACCCGAACCCGAACCTGTTATAGAAACAGTGGTTGAAGTCGCCGCCGTTGAAATGCCAGTCGATAAATCAGAGCTTTCAGATTCCAGTATCGATGAAATCGATGAA comes from the Shewanella mangrovisoli genome and includes:
- a CDS encoding protein phosphatase CheZ — encoded protein: MKSQTSGLITLEKAQRLVELLSANDQTQADDLFRELAAPLQRELFDEVGKLTRQLHSALMDFQVDNRLVELANTEIPDAKERLSYVIDMTEQAANKTMDAVEECLPLANALTANIQQVMPSWDKLMRREIALSDFKALCHNVQHLMSRSELDSNRLRELLNQILMAQDFQDLTGQMIRRVIDLVMEVESNLVSMLTVFGEQPVIESQITQKNNIEAEGPIMNAELRQDVVTGQDEVDDLLSSLGF
- the cheY gene encoding chemotaxis response regulator CheY; protein product: MDKNMKILIVDDFSTMRRIIKNLLRDLGFNNTQEADDGSTALPMLQKGDFDFVVTDWNMPGMQGIDLLKAIRADDSLKHLPVLMVTAEAKREQIIAAAQAGVNGYVVKPFTAATLKEKLDKIFERLA